A stretch of Oreochromis aureus strain Israel breed Guangdong linkage group 11, ZZ_aureus, whole genome shotgun sequence DNA encodes these proteins:
- the LOC116323767 gene encoding uncharacterized protein LOC116323767, which yields MREEGGSAKLTTIMLCPAAVSAAAAAVCLLAVLGLGLSLPAEDNSEADFTLCSNCFYRQTPPQGSSAGPLLRPRCHRLPGGQAFATLSRPTCDTAVYSAFHLGQGWTEREGEEGREPVTEQEEDIKVAAPALLRGGADPSHSVSPTDSPFHHWDSTVTTLVQSSVSPQCSTVGGDLYILTGVGGLGAAEDGDEECQTKLLWSAACCAVPQGKGGFSVGLIRETEEGVRQVSVKELEDMLGLAEMFSEGCGGGDGKSVEVRVGLHSEGLPGNTEAVAAVEETTDTESREASITKEQAANSQSGKADGADATQETSADAATSESGGDEQGDVTRSGAVRSDSDSSAEHETAEETDTNSTSTLVSILSITFSIFKFPLRPVFSTITQLPEQVTYVLQEDLGVLSTLPGETFTLLHLLTSDLLSWMGTAGEMLLGIGETCFCSVYYCTSSMMGELLSSCHIGVTGLGTLAGDTVGVFGDALDNAWLVTKFFGGRLWEQSEGYMGTVMSEMGGQAQAVGGGFGRLVWRSGKGVINVFRLGGGVIFGMVDVVFGGVREAFGQESNEE from the exons atgagagaggaGGGGGGATCTGCTAAGCTCACCACCATCATGCTGtgtcctgctgctgtcagtgcaGCTGCTGCGGCTGTCTGCCTGCTGGCAGTGTTGGGCCTAGGCCTGTCTCTCCCAGCTGAGGACAACTCGGAGGCAGACTTCACCCTCTGCAGCAACTGCTTCTACAGACAGACGCCTCCTCAGGGATCCTCTGCAGGGCCGCTGCTGCGCCCACGCTGCCACAGGCTGCCGGGAGGGCAGGCGTTTGCCACTCTGTCCAGACCGACCTGTGACACAGCTGTCTACTCTGCCTTCCATCTCGGCCAGGGATGGactgagagggagggagaggaggggagAGAACCTGTG ACGGAGCAGGAAGAAGACATTAAAGTGGCAGCACCAGCTCTTCTCAGAGGAGGTGCGGATCCATCTCATTCTGTTTCGCCCACAGACTCCCCTTTTCACCACTGGGATTCAACAGTCACAACACTGGTCCAGTCAAGCGTGTCTCCCCAGTGCAGCACTGTAGGGGGTGATCTCTACATCCTGACTGGAGTGGGAGGACTCGGGGCTGCTGAAGATGGAGACGAGGAGTGTCAGACGAAGCTGCTGTGGTCTGCGGCGTGCTGTGCTGTCCCGCAGGGGAAGGGTGGCTTCAGCGTTGGGTTAATCAGAGAGACGGAGGAAGGGGTGAGGCAAGTGAGCGTGAAGGAGCTGGAAGACATGCTAGGATTGGCAGAAATGTTCTCTGAAGGCTGCGGAGGAGGAGATGGGAAAAGTGTTGAAGTCAGAGTTGGTCTCCACAGTGAGGGACTTCCTGGAAATACAGAAGCAGTCGCTGCTGTTGAGGAGACAACAGACACAGAAAGCCGAGAGGCGTCGATAACTAAAGAACAGGCAGCTAATTCTCAGTCAGGGAAAGCTGACGGTGCTGACGCCACGCAGGAGACTTCAGCAGATGCAGCAACTTCTGAGAGCGGCGGTGATGAACAGGGTGATGTGACACGCTCAGGAGCTGTCAGGTCAGACTCAGACTCCTCAGCTGAACATGAAACTGCTGAAGAGACGGACACAAACTCCACCAGCACTCTGGTCTCCATCCTCTCCATCACCTTCTCCATCTTCAAATTTCCTTTGCGTCCTGTATTCTCTACAATCACACAACTACCTGAACAG GTCACCTATGTTCTCCAGGAAGACCTCGGAGTTCTCTCTACCCTGCCTGGAGAGACCTTCACCCTGCTCCATctactgacctctgacctcctctCCTGGATGGGCACAGCAGGAGAAATGCTGCTAGGTATTGGGGAGACCTGCTTCTGTAGTGTTTATTACTGCACCTCCTCTATGATGGGGGAACTGCTGAGCAGCTGCCACATTGGGGTCACTGGTCTGGGCACCCTGGCTGGAGACACGGTGGGGGTATTTGGTGATGCTTTGGATAATGCTTGGTTGGTGACCAAGTTCTTTGGAGGGCGGCTGTGGGAGCAGAGTGAGGGTTATATGGGAACAGTGATGTCAGAGATGGGAGGTCAAGCACAAGCTGTAGGAGGTGGTTTTGGGAGACTTGTATGGAGAAGTGGGAAGGGAGTGATCAATGTGTTCAGGCTGGGTGGAGGGGTTATATTTGGAATGGTTGATGTTGTCTTTGGGGGTGTAAGAGAGGCCTTTGGGCAGGAGTCGAatgaagaatga
- the ino80e gene encoding INO80 complex subunit E: protein MNGQADVEVDYKRKYKNLKRKLKFLVYEQECFQEELRRAQRKLLKVSRDKSFLLDRLLQYERVDEDSSDSEATVSSENSEGEGPREREREREGAKKRKSSPGACLPSSSSSPHLSLLSRPGVNSLQSSGSGAYLNAMPFPPEYLAPPAERMKKERKTKTAKNKKETTGKVVTSMAANYPSGPAAPPTASGHFSWVPRQMFSGDAAEEEGESDGDSDRGDEDRGEGDEAELVIDIPNE from the exons ATGAACGGCCAAGCGGACGTCGAAGTCGACTACAAGCGCAAATACAAAAATCTCAAACGGAAATTAAAGTTTCTTGTCTAT GAGCAGGAGTGTTTTCAGGAGGAGCTGAGGAGAGCACAGAGGAAACTTCTGAAAGTTTCCAGGGACAAGAG CTTTCTTCTGGACAGATTGCTGCAGTATGAGCGAGTAGATGAAGACTCATCAG ATTCAGAAGCAACTGTTTCCTCAGAAAACAGTGAAGGGGAAGGAcccagagagagggaaagagaacgAGAGGGAGCGAAGAA GCGAAAAAGTAGTCCCGGCGCGTGCCtcccttcatcatcatcatctcctcATCTCTCCCTGCTTTCCCGTCCTGGTGTGAACTCCCTGCAGTCATCCGGCTCTGGGGCCTACCTCAACGCT ATGCCCTTCCCACCAGAGTATTTGGCTCCCCCAGCTGAACGAatgaagaaagagagaaaaacaaagacggcaaaaaacaagaaagagacTACGGGGAAG GTCGTTACTTCAATGGCAGCTAATTACCCATCAGGCCCTGCAGCTCCTCCAACAGCCAGTGGCCACTTCAGCTGGGTTCCTAGACAGATGTTTAGCGGAGATGCAGCTGAGGAGGAGGGCGAGAGTGATGGAGACAGCGACAGAGGAGACGAAGACAGAGGCGAGGGAGACGAGGCTGAACTCGTCATTGACATCCCTAACgagtga